One stretch of Schlesneria sp. DSM 10557 DNA includes these proteins:
- a CDS encoding DUF1501 domain-containing protein — translation MASSCPGPGAWRATGRRHFLQTGIAGFASLSLPQVLKLRSQQTLSASETTASQKKKTAVIMVWQPGGCSHIDTYDPKQESGSEYRGPFSTISTKVSGLQFTELLPRQAAIADKFTVLRSMQQTAGGHPAGSMQLLSGDPDTRDKPKPRYPDWMTVANYLRSQAEPRQNPLPAYVGINPPLEYNGPAYLGDAYSPFTVMGDPNSPSFSVPNIGLADTSEVTRLGRRSNLRRNLDTLERAFDQRAELAALDEFEIQAMTLLTNPRTKEAFDLSREDPRTRDRYGRNSWGQQLLLARRLVEAGVEIMTTSLSGALCGRVHNWDDHAVNHHVFDALQFRSAAYDQAVSALIEDIYDRGLDKQVLVVVTGEFGRTPKIEYSPSTGAGDASAPAGTIQPGRDHWPRAFSNIWAGGGIQTGRVIGATDKRGEDVVERICGPGDFLATIYHHLGIDAPSTMIRDFNGRPTPIVDHGKAIPELMG, via the coding sequence ATGGCCTCCTCCTGCCCTGGACCAGGTGCTTGGCGGGCAACGGGTCGCCGTCATTTTCTTCAGACAGGTATCGCGGGATTTGCCTCACTGAGTTTGCCACAGGTTTTAAAGCTCCGTTCACAGCAAACTCTGAGTGCCAGCGAAACGACAGCGTCGCAAAAGAAGAAGACAGCTGTGATCATGGTTTGGCAGCCCGGCGGGTGTTCGCACATCGATACGTACGACCCCAAGCAAGAAAGCGGCAGCGAATATCGTGGTCCGTTCAGCACGATCTCGACAAAAGTTTCAGGCCTTCAGTTTACGGAACTGCTTCCGCGGCAAGCGGCGATCGCCGACAAATTCACGGTTTTACGATCGATGCAGCAGACGGCGGGCGGACATCCTGCGGGGTCGATGCAGTTGCTTTCAGGGGATCCCGATACGCGCGATAAGCCCAAACCACGCTATCCCGACTGGATGACGGTCGCAAATTACCTGCGTTCGCAAGCCGAGCCCCGCCAGAATCCCTTGCCAGCTTATGTCGGTATCAACCCACCGCTGGAATATAACGGCCCCGCCTATTTAGGTGATGCGTACTCTCCCTTTACCGTGATGGGCGATCCCAATTCACCGTCATTTTCTGTTCCCAATATTGGTTTGGCTGACACGAGCGAAGTGACACGACTCGGCCGACGTTCCAACTTGCGACGGAATCTCGACACGCTCGAGCGAGCGTTTGACCAACGCGCCGAACTCGCCGCTCTCGACGAATTCGAAATTCAAGCCATGACGCTGTTGACCAACCCCCGCACGAAGGAAGCGTTTGATTTGAGTCGAGAAGACCCACGAACGCGCGATCGCTACGGCCGTAACTCGTGGGGTCAACAACTACTGCTCGCGCGACGACTCGTCGAAGCAGGTGTCGAAATCATGACGACCAGCTTAAGCGGTGCACTTTGTGGTCGCGTCCATAACTGGGACGACCATGCGGTAAACCATCACGTATTCGATGCACTGCAATTTCGTTCGGCCGCCTATGATCAGGCTGTCTCTGCTTTGATCGAGGATATCTATGATCGAGGCCTTGATAAGCAAGTTCTCGTCGTAGTGACGGGTGAATTTGGTCGTACGCCGAAGATTGAATATTCTCCAAGCACCGGTGCCGGTGATGCCAGCGCACCTGCGGGTACTATACAACCCGGGCGGGATCACTGGCCGCGAGCATTCTCGAATATCTGGGCGGGTGGTGGTATTCAGACTGGCCGAGTCATTGGTGCCACGGATAAGCGTGGGGAAGATGTCGTTGAAAGAATTTGCGGTCCCGGCGACTTCCTGGCGACAATTTATCATCACCTGGGAATCGACGCACCGAGCACCATGATCCGAGACTTTAATGGACGGCCAACACCAATCGTTGATCATGGAAAAGCTATTCCTGAACTGATGGGCTGA
- a CDS encoding transposase — protein sequence MSKERRKHTPEFKREALSLISSQQLSVAEVSRRLGVSQTLLYKWKAQFAAQGEQAFPGQGQQTAQEAELSRLRREVELLRMERDILKKATQFFAKESK from the coding sequence ATGTCGAAAGAACGTCGGAAGCACACGCCGGAGTTTAAGCGTGAGGCATTGAGTCTGATCAGCAGTCAACAGTTGTCCGTAGCAGAGGTGTCGCGCCGCCTGGGTGTCAGTCAAACGCTGCTCTACAAGTGGAAAGCGCAGTTCGCGGCGCAGGGCGAGCAGGCCTTTCCCGGCCAAGGCCAGCAGACGGCCCAGGAAGCCGAGCTGTCGCGATTGCGTCGCGAAGTCGAGCTCTTACGGATGGAACGTGACATTTTAAAAAAAGCGACACAGTTCTTCGCGAAGGAGTCCAAATGA
- a CDS encoding IS3 family transposase, which produces MKYQFIEDHRTVWPATVQCRVLDVSRSGYYAWRKRPASESSRRREELTRRIQTIHAMKYHDVYGAPRLQAELKAQGHPCNRKTVARCMKEAGIKASTVKKFRVSTTDSNHSHPVAANVVDREFAPSQKNQTWTADITYIPTEEGWLYLAAVEDLYSRKIVGWSMSDRIDSRLVVDALEMAVQRELPAAGLVAHSDRGVQYASEHYQTLLRRNQITCSMSRRGNCWDNAPMESFFATLKKELVHRERYQTHSQARQSLFEYIEAFYNRVRRHSTIGYLPPVKFEQAI; this is translated from the coding sequence ATGAAATATCAGTTCATTGAAGACCATCGCACTGTGTGGCCTGCCACAGTTCAATGTCGGGTATTGGACGTTTCTCGCAGCGGATACTACGCCTGGCGAAAACGCCCCGCCAGTGAATCTTCACGGCGACGCGAGGAACTGACGCGTCGCATTCAGACCATTCATGCGATGAAGTATCATGATGTTTATGGAGCGCCACGACTTCAGGCAGAACTGAAAGCTCAAGGCCATCCCTGTAATCGGAAGACCGTTGCTCGCTGCATGAAAGAGGCAGGCATCAAGGCCTCGACGGTGAAGAAGTTCCGCGTGAGCACGACGGATTCCAACCATTCTCATCCGGTGGCTGCCAATGTTGTGGATCGTGAGTTTGCTCCGTCTCAAAAGAATCAGACATGGACAGCAGACATCACCTACATTCCGACGGAGGAAGGCTGGCTGTATCTGGCGGCCGTCGAAGATTTGTACTCACGCAAGATCGTGGGCTGGTCGATGTCAGATCGGATTGACAGTCGACTGGTCGTTGATGCGCTGGAGATGGCGGTCCAGCGAGAACTTCCTGCAGCAGGCCTGGTGGCGCACTCGGATCGCGGGGTGCAATATGCCAGCGAACACTACCAGACTCTTCTGAGACGAAATCAGATCACCTGCTCGATGAGCCGCCGAGGCAACTGCTGGGATAACGCACCGATGGAGAGCTTCTTCGCCACCTTGAAGAAGGAACTCGTCCACCGCGAACGGTATCAGACCCATTCGCAAGCGCGCCAAAGCCTCTTCGAATACATTGAAGCGTTTTACAACCGCGTACGAAGGCACTCGACGATCGGGTATCTCCCACCCGTCAAGTTCGAACAGGCCATTTAA
- a CDS encoding transposase yields the protein MARLARAEVFAPDEVAVVHVMNRVVRRCFLLGTDSLTGKNYDHRKGWIEDLLKRYAVCFGIDLLGFAILSNHFHLILRSRPDVVATWDKAEVARRWLLLCPLRKDDHGNPLEPNQAELDFIQNDPRKLEIIRLRLSDIGWWMRLLCQTVAMRANHEDHEIGRFWQSRFRAVRLLDEAALVACAAYVDLNPIRAAITDRLETSDYTSVQRRLQTQQNQSEFRNTVSPSDSSPTESKPSRRSVKKTDDARTKQLSTADQFLAPLPLDERNGKTGPVASCTGARCSDKGFLPMTQESYLRLLHWTAKQLPREQRGRTSPELKEVLSKLDLNANAWLALVRKFGRLFYNVAGRPQTIELTRSRIGQHRHYVRRETREVFS from the coding sequence ATGGCTCGGTTAGCTCGTGCAGAGGTCTTTGCGCCTGACGAGGTGGCGGTTGTGCATGTGATGAACCGGGTTGTCCGGCGGTGCTTTCTATTGGGAACTGATTCCCTGACCGGCAAGAACTATGACCACCGGAAGGGGTGGATTGAAGATCTACTGAAACGCTATGCCGTCTGCTTCGGAATCGATCTACTGGGCTTTGCGATTCTCTCGAACCACTTTCACCTGATCCTGCGGTCTCGTCCGGACGTGGTGGCGACCTGGGATAAAGCGGAGGTCGCTCGACGATGGTTGCTCCTGTGCCCTCTCCGGAAGGATGATCACGGAAATCCCCTGGAGCCGAATCAGGCCGAATTGGACTTCATCCAGAACGATCCTCGTAAGCTGGAAATTATCCGCTTGCGGTTGTCCGATATCGGCTGGTGGATGCGGCTGTTGTGTCAGACTGTGGCGATGCGCGCTAACCACGAGGACCACGAGATCGGCCGATTCTGGCAAAGCCGATTTCGGGCGGTACGTCTTCTTGACGAAGCGGCCCTCGTCGCTTGTGCTGCCTATGTCGATTTAAACCCGATTCGCGCGGCCATCACCGATCGACTGGAGACCAGTGACTACACTTCCGTGCAGCGCCGGCTTCAGACTCAGCAGAACCAATCAGAGTTCCGCAACACCGTTAGTCCCAGCGATAGTTCACCGACAGAGAGCAAACCATCCCGCCGTTCGGTCAAAAAGACCGACGACGCGAGAACAAAGCAACTGTCAACCGCCGATCAATTTCTGGCACCATTGCCGCTGGACGAGCGGAATGGCAAGACGGGGCCAGTCGCAAGCTGTACGGGAGCCCGGTGCAGCGACAAAGGCTTTCTGCCGATGACCCAGGAAAGCTATCTTCGATTGCTCCACTGGACGGCGAAGCAGCTACCGCGTGAACAGCGCGGTCGGACATCGCCTGAGCTTAAAGAGGTTCTCAGCAAGCTGGATCTGAACGCCAACGCCTGGTTGGCCCTGGTCAGAAAGTTCGGCAGACTATTCTACAATGTCGCCGGTCGACCGCAGACGATTGAGCTGACGCGCAGTCGCATCGGCCAGCACCGGCACTACGTTCGCCGTGAAACCCGCGAAGTCTTCTCCTGA
- a CDS encoding transposase has protein sequence MARLARAEVFSPDEVAIVHVMNRVVRRCFLLGTDSLTGKNYDHRKGWIEDLLKRYAASFGIDLLGFAILSNHFHLILRSRPDVVATWSDEEVARRWLLLCPIRKDDHGNPLEPNQAELDFIQNDPRKLEIIRLRLSDIGWWMRLLCQTVAMRANHEDHEIGRFWQSRFRAVRLLDEAALVACAAYVDLNPIRAAIADRLETSDYTSVQRRLQTQQNQSELRNTVSPSDRSPTESKPSRRSVKKTDDARTKQLSTADRFLAPLPLEERNNGKTGPVASRTGARCSDTGFLPMTQENYLRLLRWTAKQLPREQRTRTSPELKEVLNRLDLNTSTWLSLVRKFGKLFYNVAGRPQTIELTRSRIGQHRHYVRRETREVFS, from the coding sequence ATGGCTCGGTTAGCGCGTGCGGAAGTTTTCTCGCCCGATGAAGTCGCCATCGTGCATGTGATGAATCGAGTTGTTCGCCGGTGCTTTCTTCTGGGGACTGATTCTCTGACCGGCAAGAACTATGACCACCGGAAGGGGTGGATTGAAGATCTGCTGAAACGCTATGCCGCCTCCTTTGGGATCGATCTGCTGGGCTTCGCAATTCTCTCGAACCACTTTCACCTGATCCTGCGGTCTCGGCCGGATGTGGTTGCGACCTGGAGTGATGAAGAAGTCGCTCGACGATGGTTGCTCCTGTGTCCGATCCGGAAGGATGATCACGGAAATCCCCTGGAGCCGAATCAGGCCGAATTGGACTTCATCCAGAACGATCCTCGTAAGCTGGAAATTATCCGCTTGCGGTTGTCCGATATCGGCTGGTGGATGCGGCTGTTGTGTCAGACTGTGGCGATGCGCGCTAACCACGAGGACCACGAGATCGGCCGATTCTGGCAAAGCCGATTTCGGGCGGTACGTCTTCTTGATGAGGCCGCCCTCGTCGCTTGTGCTGCCTATGTCGATTTAAACCCGATTCGTGCGGCCATCGCCGATCGACTGGAGACCAGTGACTATACCTCCGTGCAGCGCCGGCTTCAGACTCAGCAGAACCAATCGGAACTCCGCAACACCGTCAGCCCCAGCGATCGTTCACCGACAGAGAGCAAACCATCCCGCCGTTCGGTCAAAAAGACCGACGACGCGAGAACAAAGCAACTGTCAACCGCCGATCGATTTCTGGCACCCTTGCCGCTGGAAGAGCGGAATAATGGCAAGACGGGGCCGGTCGCAAGCCGCACGGGAGCCCGCTGCAGCGACACAGGCTTTCTGCCGATGACCCAGGAAAACTATCTTCGATTGCTCCGCTGGACGGCGAAGCAGCTTCCGCGTGAACAGCGGACCCGGACATCGCCTGAGCTCAAAGAGGTTCTCAATAGGCTGGACCTGAACACCAGCACCTGGCTGTCACTTGTCCGCAAGTTCGGCAAACTGTTCTACAACGTGGCGGGTCGACCGCAGACGATCGAGCTGACGCGCAGTCGCATCGGCCAGCACCGGCACTACGTCCGCCGCGAAACCCGCGAAGTCTTCTCCTGA
- a CDS encoding serine protease, which translates to MAISVCKLAFASSLCLALVGLNTTLVAQSVCLPAPRLLTTMPMGGTTGSKVEITISGENLEEADELIFSDSRITAVHKINADGQREPNKYLVSIAGDCPTDVYEARVMTRLGISSSRVFSVGRLPELVQTKPCTSLSTAMELPLNSVCNAVMSLRAVDYFVFEAKQGQRIVAECASRGIDSKLDAVLIIADASGNDLLVERRSGLLDFIAPHDGKYVIKVHEMTFGGGPAFFYRLVLRELAIGEPVVRHPSTRSVSSFSWPPTDLPDQATLTEVEPNNDHSKAQKISLPCDISGQFFPAADVDVFEFEAKKGEIWWIEVASERLGLPTDPAVLVQHVARSGTNETLTDIAELSDIPSPVRVSSNGYAYDGPPYDAGSADVLGKLEIKEDGIHRLQLSDLFGGTRNDPRNIYRLIIRKAAPDFALVSWALHMELRNGDRNALSKPIALRGGSTMAMEVVVVRRDGFDGDIDLQMTGLPEGVTAKGLKIPAGKTRGVMLISTHQDAPRSHATTNFVGSAQINGTTVTRTCRLASMAWPIPDSWSEIPSPRLLADVHVSVSGIEYAPLTIAPSQKNVVEATAGEKLTIPLVQIRRCEFSGATMQLKAFGAGFEHLPPFDVPLTADFSQATIDLAAMKTPPGDYLIGFYGSAVAKYRRQAEMVIAAQNAHQLAEQEQLALAATAAKLAEDAKAAPADLKAAADQAAEAAVSRHKSAVAAVAAAADRLKKATEIATPVDLVDIVVSEPIAIRVNPKEASAQ; encoded by the coding sequence GTGGCCATTAGCGTCTGCAAACTCGCGTTTGCATCATCGCTGTGTCTGGCCTTGGTAGGGCTGAACACAACCCTCGTTGCCCAGTCGGTATGCCTGCCTGCTCCGCGGTTATTGACCACAATGCCAATGGGTGGTACGACGGGATCTAAGGTCGAAATCACGATCAGTGGTGAAAATCTCGAAGAAGCTGATGAGCTGATTTTCTCAGATTCACGCATCACTGCGGTTCATAAGATCAACGCCGACGGGCAGAGAGAGCCAAACAAATATCTTGTCTCTATCGCAGGCGACTGTCCAACGGATGTCTACGAAGCGCGAGTGATGACTCGTTTGGGAATTTCATCCTCACGAGTCTTCTCCGTAGGACGATTGCCCGAATTGGTCCAGACAAAGCCGTGCACGTCGCTTTCGACCGCGATGGAACTGCCACTGAATTCTGTTTGCAACGCGGTCATGAGTCTCCGAGCCGTCGACTATTTTGTGTTCGAAGCAAAACAAGGCCAGCGCATCGTTGCAGAATGCGCATCGCGCGGCATCGATTCGAAACTGGACGCAGTACTGATTATCGCCGACGCTTCCGGTAACGATCTGTTGGTTGAGCGGCGCAGTGGGCTGCTGGACTTTATTGCTCCCCATGACGGCAAATATGTCATCAAGGTTCACGAGATGACATTTGGTGGCGGACCTGCATTCTTCTATCGGCTCGTTTTGCGAGAATTGGCAATTGGGGAGCCAGTTGTGCGGCATCCATCGACTCGTTCTGTCAGTTCATTCTCGTGGCCTCCCACAGATCTTCCTGACCAGGCCACTTTGACTGAGGTTGAACCGAATAACGACCATTCAAAAGCTCAGAAGATCTCGTTGCCGTGCGATATTTCAGGACAATTCTTTCCCGCAGCCGATGTCGACGTTTTTGAGTTTGAGGCGAAGAAGGGTGAAATCTGGTGGATTGAAGTGGCGTCGGAACGCCTCGGATTGCCCACAGATCCTGCCGTTCTTGTCCAGCACGTCGCAAGGTCTGGCACCAACGAAACGTTAACGGATATCGCCGAGCTCAGTGATATCCCGAGCCCTGTACGAGTCTCCAGTAACGGTTATGCCTATGATGGCCCTCCTTACGATGCGGGATCCGCAGACGTCCTGGGGAAGCTCGAGATCAAAGAAGACGGGATTCATCGACTGCAGCTTTCGGATTTGTTTGGCGGAACTCGAAATGACCCCAGAAACATCTATCGCCTGATCATTCGCAAAGCAGCTCCCGACTTTGCTCTTGTCTCGTGGGCGTTACACATGGAACTACGGAATGGAGACCGTAATGCCCTGTCTAAGCCGATTGCCTTACGTGGCGGTAGCACGATGGCGATGGAGGTCGTCGTCGTTCGACGCGATGGATTCGACGGCGACATCGACCTGCAAATGACAGGACTTCCAGAAGGAGTGACCGCTAAGGGATTGAAAATTCCTGCGGGCAAAACTCGGGGAGTCATGCTGATTTCAACTCATCAGGACGCACCTCGATCGCACGCCACCACCAATTTTGTGGGAAGCGCCCAGATCAACGGGACAACGGTCACTCGAACCTGTCGACTGGCATCCATGGCATGGCCGATTCCAGATTCCTGGAGCGAAATTCCCAGCCCGCGACTGTTAGCCGATGTTCACGTTTCGGTCAGCGGTATCGAATACGCTCCGCTCACGATCGCCCCCAGTCAAAAGAATGTCGTGGAAGCGACAGCCGGTGAAAAGCTGACAATTCCTCTCGTTCAAATCCGTCGTTGCGAATTCTCGGGAGCCACGATGCAGTTGAAGGCGTTTGGCGCGGGTTTTGAACATCTTCCTCCATTCGATGTCCCACTGACAGCCGACTTCTCGCAAGCAACAATCGATCTGGCAGCGATGAAAACTCCGCCAGGCGATTATCTCATCGGCTTTTACGGAAGTGCTGTGGCGAAATATCGACGGCAGGCGGAAATGGTCATCGCCGCTCAGAATGCCCATCAACTGGCGGAACAAGAACAGCTCGCACTGGCCGCAACTGCCGCAAAACTGGCAGAAGATGCCAAGGCCGCTCCGGCAGATCTTAAGGCAGCAGCGGATCAGGCAGCCGAAGCCGCTGTATCGCGACACAAATCCGCGGTTGCTGCCGTGGCCGCAGCAGCCGATCGGCTCAAGAAAGCGACCGAGATTGCGACCCCCGTGGATCTTGTCGATATCGTCGTATCCGAGCCAATCGCCATCCGTGTGAATCCCAAGGAAGCGTCGGCCCAATAA
- a CDS encoding IS66 family transposase has translation MITSLHDVVEQQHAKLERVHEQLARLLRERYGPRKERVDPNQLTLFTPEELAELIRELKQDQQDSVSTDDGSLPQDESLGAAKPKGHGRRPIPPEIPRETIVHELTEQERQCPCCGELRAEIGREVSEQLEFIPACLKAIRHERVRYACRGCEEHVVLAPKPPQPIDKGLPGSGLLANLIVSKYGDYLPLYRMEDILSRYRILLRRSTLCDWVASMADLLTSLYDLLCQRVRQSGVIHTDDTSIKMLSEGECQNCKFWTYIGDPAHPYVAYEFSLTRAGRNPSRFLEGFSGYLQADAFSGYNQIYAREQVMEVACMAHCRRYWWEARFTDVRRAHEALGYISRLYQLETEFEAACCWRASLRDARQQHAVVILETFRSWLNKEQNQVLPKSPIGQAFTYTLNQWEAFCRYTDDGALQIDNNLAERMMKPPAILRKNMLFVGSEQGGHRAAILLSLVGSAKYCEVEPWHWLRAVLKELPQRRRTGADPPDLTDLLPDHWLKAHPEHRWKIETIRKIERQRSKQQKANKRRKR, from the coding sequence TTGATCACGTCATTGCACGACGTGGTTGAGCAGCAGCACGCCAAACTGGAGCGTGTGCATGAGCAACTGGCTCGCCTGCTTCGTGAACGCTACGGGCCGCGTAAGGAACGGGTCGATCCGAATCAGCTGACCCTGTTCACACCCGAAGAACTGGCGGAACTGATTCGCGAACTGAAGCAGGACCAGCAGGATTCGGTTTCGACCGACGATGGGTCGCTGCCCCAGGACGAGTCGCTGGGGGCCGCCAAGCCCAAGGGGCATGGCCGACGTCCCATCCCCCCTGAGATTCCGCGGGAAACGATCGTCCATGAATTGACTGAACAAGAGCGACAGTGTCCCTGCTGTGGAGAGTTACGCGCCGAGATCGGACGTGAGGTCAGCGAGCAGCTGGAATTCATTCCCGCCTGTCTCAAGGCGATTCGGCACGAACGAGTGCGCTACGCCTGCCGGGGCTGCGAAGAGCATGTGGTGCTGGCCCCCAAGCCACCGCAACCGATCGACAAAGGCCTGCCGGGATCGGGACTGCTGGCGAACCTGATCGTGTCCAAGTATGGAGACTACCTGCCGCTGTATCGGATGGAAGACATTCTCTCGCGCTACAGGATTCTCCTGCGGCGAAGCACACTGTGTGACTGGGTGGCCTCAATGGCCGATCTGCTGACCTCCTTGTACGACTTGCTGTGCCAGCGCGTGCGACAATCAGGTGTGATCCATACCGATGACACGAGCATCAAGATGCTGTCCGAAGGGGAGTGCCAGAACTGCAAGTTCTGGACATACATCGGCGATCCCGCCCATCCATATGTCGCCTACGAATTCAGCCTGACCCGCGCCGGGAGGAACCCGTCCCGGTTTCTGGAAGGCTTCTCGGGTTATCTGCAGGCGGATGCCTTCAGCGGGTACAACCAGATCTATGCCCGCGAGCAGGTGATGGAAGTCGCCTGCATGGCGCATTGCCGGCGGTACTGGTGGGAGGCCCGTTTCACGGATGTTCGCCGGGCTCACGAAGCGCTGGGCTACATTTCACGGTTGTATCAACTGGAAACAGAATTCGAAGCGGCATGCTGCTGGCGTGCCTCACTGCGTGACGCACGCCAGCAGCATGCCGTTGTGATTCTGGAGACCTTCCGCAGCTGGCTGAACAAAGAACAAAACCAGGTACTTCCCAAGAGCCCGATCGGACAGGCCTTCACCTATACCCTCAACCAGTGGGAGGCGTTCTGTCGCTATACAGACGACGGTGCACTGCAGATCGATAACAATCTGGCGGAGCGAATGATGAAGCCCCCCGCCATCCTGCGGAAGAACATGCTGTTCGTCGGCAGCGAACAGGGAGGTCATCGCGCTGCGATCCTGCTCAGTCTGGTCGGCAGTGCCAAGTACTGCGAAGTGGAACCGTGGCACTGGCTGCGGGCGGTCCTGAAGGAACTCCCCCAACGACGACGCACGGGAGCAGACCCACCCGACCTGACAGACCTGCTCCCCGATCACTGGCTGAAGGCCCATCCCGAGCACCGCTGGAAAATCGAAACGATCCGCAAAATAGAACGCCAGAGGTCCAAACAACAAAAAGCCAACAAGAGAAGGAAACGCTGA
- a CDS encoding ABC transporter permease: protein MFEGTTTLFERSLRVDGRAFGPHLARLFLVSAIYLAIIFSYTTAVVLGAPGLRFFLNIVYIDLIFMTLLGLSFFSTSITEEKEEDTLGLLLMAGISSSGLLFGKSGGRLVQALLLIVVQYPFTLLAVTFGGVTQHQIQATYAAMLAYLILLSGAGLVCSTISKNNRVASIRLLIIVVGYLTVALACRRSLVVFPWLSNELRTIVRGVSESCIFLQIGPTMTSGFGESIWSTQVISNVLGGLACYPLAWGLFGMTSRQPATEAISRGLVSANARRIRILNAGRVWSSPLVWKDFYFSGGGFAAIMIRFFIYVLLYLTSIEIITSLFGPMGGQGERVRTGSFLFMTCLMMSIDLGLLLSRSIQAEVRGKTWTSLVLVSNSVVTILLSKLMGIGLSWLPGPISLVTGIYFTPSGLDVLREALQQDPEPWMWVLTSMIVIPHASALFATYVRWGALPLGICCAIASFFTTIGVIMASTYNSRGVSTERSAMVVVSLFVLGGCALSSLAVWWRMKTIASQS from the coding sequence TGGGGGCACCTGGGCTGCGGTTCTTTTTGAATATTGTCTATATCGATCTGATCTTCATGACTTTGCTCGGCCTGAGCTTCTTCTCAACGTCGATTACCGAAGAAAAGGAAGAAGACACGCTCGGGCTGTTGCTCATGGCGGGGATCAGTTCCTCGGGTTTGCTGTTTGGAAAGTCAGGGGGAAGACTTGTTCAGGCACTACTCCTGATCGTCGTTCAATACCCGTTTACTCTGCTGGCGGTCACGTTTGGCGGGGTCACACAGCATCAGATCCAGGCGACCTACGCGGCAATGCTCGCCTATCTGATCTTGCTCTCAGGCGCAGGTCTGGTCTGTTCGACGATTTCGAAAAATAACCGAGTTGCTTCGATTCGTCTGTTGATCATCGTCGTCGGGTACTTGACTGTCGCTCTGGCCTGTCGCAGATCGCTGGTCGTCTTTCCGTGGCTGTCAAACGAACTTCGAACCATCGTCAGAGGGGTTTCGGAGTCGTGTATTTTCCTGCAAATTGGGCCGACAATGACCTCCGGCTTCGGCGAATCGATCTGGAGTACTCAGGTCATCAGCAACGTGCTCGGGGGACTCGCCTGTTATCCGCTCGCGTGGGGTCTCTTCGGGATGACATCACGCCAACCCGCGACTGAGGCGATATCGCGAGGACTCGTCAGTGCGAATGCACGCCGAATCCGTATTCTCAATGCAGGGCGTGTCTGGAGCAGTCCATTAGTGTGGAAAGATTTCTATTTTAGCGGGGGCGGATTTGCCGCCATCATGATTCGATTTTTCATCTACGTCTTACTTTATCTCACTTCTATCGAGATCATCACGAGTTTGTTCGGACCGATGGGCGGCCAAGGCGAACGAGTAAGAACGGGCAGTTTTCTGTTCATGACATGCCTTATGATGTCGATCGATTTGGGGTTGCTGCTATCGCGATCCATTCAGGCTGAAGTTCGCGGAAAGACCTGGACTTCGCTTGTGCTGGTCTCGAACTCAGTCGTCACGATCTTGTTGTCGAAATTGATGGGAATCGGCTTGTCCTGGTTACCCGGTCCGATCAGCCTGGTGACTGGCATCTACTTCACACCGAGTGGTCTCGATGTTCTGAGGGAAGCTCTCCAACAGGATCCAGAACCTTGGATGTGGGTGCTCACAAGTATGATCGTGATCCCTCACGCGTCAGCTCTCTTTGCAACTTACGTCAGATGGGGTGCATTGCCCTTAGGGATCTGCTGCGCAATTGCGTCATTCTTTACCACGATCGGAGTCATCATGGCTTCGACTTACAATTCGCGTGGTGTTTCCACGGAACGGTCAGCCATGGTGGTCGTGTCACTGTTTGTTCTGGGTGGGTGCGCGCTGAGCAGCCTGGCTGTCTGGTGGAGAATGAAGACCATCGCATCTCAGTCATGA